A region of Planococcus sp. MSAK28401 DNA encodes the following proteins:
- a CDS encoding DUF4357 domain-containing protein, protein MEKEFFVTAIEHPEFGEVYRFFEMDPATGEEQAVDPFDSGMVKLYHETPPELFYITSKRGADASGFYQGEQFVVQRGSKFAGSTTPKCPKRYLKLREELLLSGKLMPLSHQYLVMEDVEFASPLIAMGVAIGGWAKGTHDWKKI, encoded by the coding sequence ATGGAAAAGGAGTTTTTTGTTACGGCGATTGAGCATCCGGAGTTTGGGGAAGTGTACCGCTTTTTTGAGATGGATCCGGCGACCGGGGAAGAGCAGGCGGTCGATCCGTTCGATAGCGGAATGGTGAAGCTTTATCATGAGACGCCGCCTGAATTATTCTACATCACGTCGAAACGCGGGGCGGATGCGAGCGGGTTTTACCAAGGTGAGCAGTTTGTCGTGCAGCGCGGCTCGAAGTTTGCGGGCTCGACTACGCCGAAATGCCCGAAGCGTTATTTGAAGCTGCGAGAAGAGCTATTGCTGTCGGGGAAATTGATGCCGCTCAGCCACCAGTACTTGGTGATGGAAGATGTGGAATTCGCGTCGCCTTTGATTGCGATGGGTGTCGCGATCGGCGGCTGGGCGAAGGGTACGCATGATTGGAAGAAGATTTGA
- a CDS encoding DNA/RNA non-specific endonuclease, which produces MKKNMNYLIVLLLAIFMAGCTETEQAATPETAVQEQAAVETETPEEAEADTEATEASNEEETAASDTEQGDTTVEEEPEAEEPAPEPAQEQFEGYELVEVDGGDLSGHREANTVVSIGFDDREYWAFTNEHGQLERVTADEIILQDDTSEDVLDSGRYYSDEAKVPGVESDILDEGHVIADSLGGVSNAYNITPQESTLNRHGDQAYMEDVIRDAGGATDFEAIITYPDTETQVPSSYQYSYTVRGNEVIDTFDNVNPDEVNASLGLTESEPAEAESSAPETSSPAASGDVSSVDANSNGQVTIQEAKDAGFTMPIMSDHWLYPHMRDNDNDGMVGE; this is translated from the coding sequence TTGAAAAAGAACATGAACTATTTGATCGTTCTGCTACTGGCTATCTTTATGGCCGGTTGTACCGAAACAGAACAAGCGGCAACTCCAGAAACCGCGGTGCAAGAACAAGCCGCTGTTGAAACGGAAACGCCGGAAGAAGCGGAAGCCGACACCGAAGCGACAGAAGCAAGCAACGAGGAAGAAACTGCCGCAAGCGACACGGAACAAGGCGACACGACTGTTGAAGAAGAACCGGAAGCAGAAGAACCAGCCCCAGAACCTGCGCAAGAACAATTCGAAGGATACGAACTCGTTGAAGTGGACGGCGGCGATTTGTCGGGCCATCGCGAAGCGAATACCGTCGTCTCCATTGGCTTCGACGACCGTGAATACTGGGCTTTCACGAATGAACACGGCCAATTGGAACGCGTCACGGCGGACGAAATCATTTTGCAAGATGACACGAGCGAAGATGTATTAGATTCCGGCCGCTATTATTCCGACGAAGCCAAAGTGCCAGGGGTCGAGAGCGACATCTTGGACGAAGGGCACGTCATCGCGGATTCACTCGGTGGCGTCTCGAACGCCTATAACATCACCCCGCAAGAAAGCACGCTCAACCGCCACGGCGACCAGGCGTATATGGAAGACGTCATTCGGGATGCGGGCGGCGCCACGGATTTCGAAGCGATCATCACCTATCCCGACACCGAAACGCAAGTGCCTTCCAGCTACCAATACAGCTACACCGTCAGAGGCAACGAAGTGATCGACACATTTGATAACGTCAACCCTGATGAAGTCAACGCCTCCCTCGGTTTGACGGAAAGCGAACCCGCGGAAGCGGAATCAAGCGCTCCGGAAACGAGCAGCCCAGCCGCAAGCGGTGACGTCTCGAGCGTCGACGCAAACAGCAACGGGCAAGTGACGATCCAGGAAGCGAAAGACGCCGGCTTCACTATGCCCATCATGAGCGATCATTGGCTGTATCCGCATATGCGCGATAACGATAATGATGGGATGGTTGGGGAATAA
- a CDS encoding glutaredoxin family protein, with product MTNQVTVYSTNTCPYCTMMKNFLDQNGIAYTDVNVQKDPVAASRLVQATGQMGVPQTNINGEWVLGFDPQRIQSLLKQ from the coding sequence ATGACTAACCAAGTAACTGTTTACTCAACCAACACATGCCCTTATTGCACCATGATGAAGAACTTCCTAGATCAAAACGGCATTGCTTACACAGACGTCAATGTTCAGAAAGATCCGGTAGCGGCGAGCCGCCTCGTTCAGGCAACTGGACAAATGGGTGTTCCGCAGACGAACATCAACGGCGAGTGGGTGCTTGGCTTCGACCCGCAGCGCATTCAGTCTTTATTGAAGCAGTAA
- a CDS encoding aspartyl-tRNA synthetase codes for MKNNSKRLISLLALSLIALSVFIVWSISESEASYEKPQEALLAENEDLVLIPAYITQDEALFFFIRNETNLGAAMVYKNLWGWKSDFLTWSSFNSITTGEKIGGYQIHGDEVIFGLMEEGDKRVVMLNNTPAPAIPLELSLPDDMDNDHLSDLSLWYFETDELVNESSLTLVERSTNEEIDTLHIPPY; via the coding sequence ATGAAAAATAATTCTAAGCGACTCATTTCGCTACTCGCATTGAGCCTGATCGCATTATCTGTATTCATTGTATGGTCGATTTCAGAAAGTGAGGCTTCTTACGAAAAACCTCAAGAAGCATTATTAGCTGAAAACGAAGACTTAGTGTTAATTCCCGCTTACATAACCCAAGATGAAGCGTTGTTCTTTTTTATTCGAAACGAAACTAATTTAGGTGCAGCGATGGTTTACAAAAACCTATGGGGATGGAAATCTGACTTTCTGACTTGGAGTTCTTTCAATTCGATCACGACTGGAGAAAAAATCGGTGGTTATCAAATTCATGGCGATGAGGTTATCTTTGGTTTAATGGAAGAAGGAGACAAGCGTGTTGTGATGCTGAACAACACCCCTGCTCCTGCTATTCCTTTAGAACTTTCATTGCCAGATGATATGGATAATGATCATTTGAGCGATTTGTCTCTGTGGTATTTTGAAACGGATGAGCTTGTAAATGAAAGCAGTTTAACCCTTGTGGAGCGAAGCACAAACGAAGAAATAGATACATTGCACATTCCTCCGTATTAA
- a CDS encoding TetR/AcrR family transcriptional regulator — protein MSGKPADLRVIRTQQAIRSALIALIEEKGFEAMSVKDITERANINRGTFYSHYEDKYDLMDKCQQQLIEEMEVKIIRNIPQLIEGMKQIQDFAVPVPLFEFLHHNKSLMKALLGPKGDASFQIKMKEFLSKALFERNKDVLVGAGNSLVPPHYLSAYIASAYIGVIQEWLNGDTGEPPEEIARIISTMTIKGPFFAAGLNPKA, from the coding sequence ATGAGTGGCAAACCAGCCGATTTACGCGTCATCCGGACGCAGCAGGCGATCCGGTCAGCGTTGATTGCATTGATTGAAGAAAAAGGGTTTGAGGCAATGAGTGTCAAGGACATTACCGAACGGGCGAACATCAACCGCGGCACGTTCTACAGCCATTACGAGGACAAATACGATTTGATGGACAAATGCCAGCAGCAATTGATCGAGGAAATGGAAGTCAAGATCATCCGCAACATTCCGCAGCTCATTGAAGGCATGAAGCAAATCCAGGATTTCGCCGTGCCGGTGCCGCTATTTGAATTTCTCCATCACAATAAAAGCTTGATGAAAGCATTGCTGGGGCCAAAAGGCGATGCCAGCTTCCAGATCAAGATGAAGGAATTCTTGAGCAAGGCGCTGTTCGAGCGCAATAAAGACGTCTTGGTTGGTGCCGGCAATTCACTCGTGCCGCCGCATTACCTGTCGGCTTATATCGCCTCAGCCTATATCGGCGTCATCCAGGAATGGCTGAACGGCGATACGGGGGAACCGCCGGAAGAAATCGCGCGCATCATCTCGACGATGACGATCAAAGGCCCATTCTTTGCGGCGGGCCTCAACCCCAAGGCCTGA
- a CDS encoding HAD family hydrolase: MKTVIFDMDGTLFQTGTILEPSLEEAFAVLRERGEWQGTAPIEAYRKIMGVPLPAVWEALLPDKPEETKREMDAYFLERLIANISEGKGELYPNAREVFAELAAEGYRIFIASNGLVRYLAAIVEHYGLDEWVTETFSIEQTVTLDKGELVHMIKEKYGVTEGAVVGDRLSDIRAAKANGLFAVGCRFDFAQEQELKEADAVIDGLPELKALLEQVPAKG; the protein is encoded by the coding sequence ATGAAAACAGTCATTTTTGATATGGACGGCACCTTGTTCCAGACCGGCACGATTTTGGAGCCATCTTTGGAAGAAGCGTTCGCGGTTCTTCGCGAGCGGGGCGAGTGGCAAGGCACGGCGCCGATCGAAGCGTACCGAAAGATTATGGGGGTGCCGCTGCCCGCAGTATGGGAAGCGCTGTTGCCGGATAAGCCCGAAGAGACCAAGCGCGAGATGGATGCGTATTTTCTGGAGCGATTAATCGCAAATATCAGTGAAGGCAAAGGAGAACTTTACCCTAACGCTAGGGAAGTGTTCGCTGAACTAGCTGCGGAAGGCTACCGGATTTTCATTGCGAGCAACGGGCTGGTGCGTTATTTGGCGGCAATCGTCGAGCATTACGGCTTGGACGAATGGGTGACGGAAACGTTCAGCATCGAGCAAACCGTGACACTCGATAAAGGAGAACTCGTGCACATGATCAAAGAGAAATACGGTGTGACAGAAGGCGCGGTCGTCGGAGACCGTTTGTCCGATATCCGTGCGGCGAAAGCGAACGGTTTGTTTGCGGTCGGCTGCCGCTTTGATTTTGCGCAGGAACAGGAATTGAAAGAAGCAGACGCCGTGATTGATGGGTTACCCGAACTGAAAGCTCTGCTAGAGCAGGTACCAGCTAAGGGATAA
- a CDS encoding ABC transporter ATP-binding protein codes for MDIQLSHVKKSFGDTAVIKDVSFTVAAGEICCLLGPSGSGKTTLIRLMIGALPADSGTIRYGDTEMPNMAILKRLGFMPQNDALYEDLSAQDNLAFFGGLYHLPKATRNARIAEVLDMVELADHKQKLVKNYSGGMKKRLSLAIAILHKPDILFLDEPTAGIDPVLRRKIWAQFQALKAQGTTIIVSTHVMDEVIECDKGALLYNGTLIEYDSVDRLLEKTASGRIEDLFFAASESEARP; via the coding sequence ATGGACATCCAGCTCTCGCACGTCAAAAAAAGTTTTGGCGACACGGCCGTCATCAAAGATGTGAGCTTCACCGTTGCAGCAGGGGAAATCTGCTGCTTGCTCGGCCCGTCCGGTTCTGGCAAGACGACCTTGATCCGCTTGATGATCGGCGCATTGCCGGCAGACAGCGGCACAATCCGCTATGGCGACACCGAAATGCCGAATATGGCGATTCTCAAACGGCTCGGCTTCATGCCGCAAAATGATGCTTTGTATGAAGACTTGTCCGCACAGGATAATTTAGCCTTTTTCGGCGGCCTCTACCATCTCCCGAAAGCCACGCGCAACGCACGCATCGCCGAAGTGCTCGATATGGTGGAACTGGCCGATCACAAACAAAAACTGGTGAAGAATTATTCCGGCGGCATGAAAAAGCGGCTGTCGCTCGCCATCGCCATTTTGCACAAACCGGATATCCTGTTTCTCGACGAACCGACCGCCGGCATCGACCCGGTCCTGCGCCGAAAAATCTGGGCACAGTTCCAAGCGCTCAAAGCACAAGGCACGACGATCATCGTCTCGACGCATGTCATGGACGAAGTCATCGAATGCGATAAAGGGGCGCTATTGTATAACGGCACGCTCATTGAATACGACAGCGTCGACCGACTGCTCGAAAAAACCGCAAGCGGCCGCATCGAGGATTTGTTCTTCGCCGCTTCAGAAAGCGAGGCGCGCCCATGA
- a CDS encoding ABC transporter permease produces the protein MIQLAKRVIRQTVNDKRSVMLILVAPLLILTLVYFLLGDSDYVATVAIDPDAVPAPVINALEQQELELVDITADEADQALDYLQQHEDVDAVLRFPENSGMDITLYEPSTKGATAMSEIQEAMADINPSAETTVSYVYGTQDQSLFDSLGYVFLALFSFFFVFIISAMALVRERSRGTLERLMMTPIRRGEVIAGYTLGYSVFAVIQAIIIVLYAIFVLQLSNEGNIGWVLLTMVLLAVTAVSFGATISIFAGSELQVVQLIPFTIIPQVFFSGLIPLDLIPYHLGNLSYIMPIYYGAAAIKGIMVYGDGLSDIWGYLAGLTTYALVLYIINTQALKKFRKL, from the coding sequence ATGATTCAGCTAGCGAAACGCGTCATCCGCCAGACCGTCAACGACAAACGCAGCGTCATGCTCATCCTTGTCGCGCCGCTATTGATCTTGACCTTGGTGTACTTCCTGCTCGGTGATTCGGATTATGTCGCTACGGTCGCCATCGACCCGGACGCTGTGCCCGCTCCCGTCATCAATGCGCTGGAACAACAGGAACTGGAGCTGGTCGACATCACCGCCGACGAAGCCGATCAAGCACTCGATTATTTGCAGCAGCACGAAGACGTCGACGCCGTCCTGCGCTTCCCGGAAAATTCCGGCATGGACATCACGCTTTATGAGCCTTCGACAAAAGGCGCCACGGCCATGAGCGAAATCCAGGAGGCAATGGCTGATATCAATCCGTCAGCTGAAACCACCGTCAGCTACGTTTACGGCACTCAGGATCAAAGCTTATTCGATTCGCTTGGCTACGTCTTTCTTGCGTTGTTCTCGTTCTTTTTCGTGTTCATCATCTCCGCGATGGCACTGGTGCGCGAGCGCAGCCGCGGCACGCTCGAACGCTTGATGATGACGCCGATCCGGCGCGGCGAAGTCATTGCCGGCTACACACTCGGCTACAGTGTTTTTGCCGTCATCCAAGCGATCATCATCGTCTTGTACGCGATATTCGTGCTGCAGCTGAGCAATGAAGGGAATATCGGCTGGGTGCTGCTGACGATGGTGCTGCTCGCCGTCACCGCCGTATCGTTCGGCGCCACCATTTCCATTTTCGCAGGCTCCGAGCTGCAAGTTGTCCAGCTGATTCCGTTTACCATCATCCCGCAAGTGTTCTTCTCGGGTCTCATTCCGCTAGATTTGATTCCGTATCATCTCGGCAACTTGTCGTATATCATGCCGATTTATTACGGAGCCGCTGCCATCAAAGGCATCATGGTCTATGGCGACGGGTTGTCGGATATCTGGGGCTATCTCGCCGGGCTCACCACTTACGCGCTTGTGCTGTATATCATCAACACGCAAGCCTTGAAGAAATTCCGAAAACTATAG
- a CDS encoding MBL fold metallo-hydrolase, with protein MKKLMLYSVAGAAAVSVLSGVFLKLYAPLGSTPDKRQRDRFSELGNYREGKFANADSIEPVIRMSEGLSMLKDSVLTGDVQRNPLGKLPVADIDWQAIDDAQDSVTWFGHSTFLLSIDGLKLFVDPMLGKRASPLAFAGSARYSMDWLETVERLPEIDAVLLTHDHYDHLDYGSIRALESKVGHFFVPLGVGAHLERWGVEAGRITELDWWDEAAFNGLTLVLTPSQHFSGRGLFNRNSTLWGGWIVLGSETRFYTSGDGGYGSHFKEIGERYGPFDLVLMEGGQYDPRWETSHMAPEQSVQAALDVRGRKMMLVHWAAFTLAFHSWTDPIERASKEAQRVGMDLLTPKIGETLSLETLDSYTPARWWEQ; from the coding sequence ATGAAAAAATTGATGCTGTATTCAGTTGCCGGCGCTGCGGCCGTCTCCGTTCTGTCGGGCGTTTTTTTAAAGCTCTACGCGCCGCTCGGGTCGACCCCGGATAAACGCCAGCGAGATCGCTTTAGTGAATTGGGCAATTACCGGGAAGGAAAGTTCGCCAATGCGGATTCGATAGAGCCTGTCATCCGCATGTCAGAAGGCCTGTCGATGCTGAAGGATTCCGTGCTCACCGGTGACGTCCAGCGCAATCCTTTGGGAAAATTGCCGGTAGCGGACATTGACTGGCAAGCCATCGACGACGCGCAAGACAGCGTGACTTGGTTCGGCCATTCGACCTTTTTGTTGAGCATCGACGGGCTCAAGCTGTTTGTTGACCCGATGCTCGGAAAACGGGCGTCTCCTTTGGCGTTTGCCGGAAGCGCGCGCTATAGCATGGACTGGCTGGAGACTGTCGAGCGGCTGCCGGAAATCGACGCGGTGCTGCTAACGCATGACCATTACGACCACTTGGATTACGGATCGATCCGTGCGCTGGAAAGTAAAGTCGGGCATTTCTTCGTGCCGCTCGGCGTCGGGGCGCATCTTGAGCGCTGGGGAGTGGAAGCGGGACGTATCACCGAACTGGATTGGTGGGACGAAGCGGCGTTTAACGGTTTGACGCTTGTGTTGACCCCGTCGCAGCATTTCTCCGGGCGCGGCTTGTTCAACCGCAATTCGACGCTGTGGGGCGGCTGGATCGTGCTTGGCAGCGAGACCCGTTTTTACACGAGCGGCGATGGCGGCTACGGCAGCCATTTCAAAGAAATTGGCGAACGTTACGGCCCGTTCGACCTCGTGTTGATGGAAGGCGGCCAGTACGACCCGCGCTGGGAAACTTCGCATATGGCGCCGGAGCAGTCGGTGCAGGCGGCGCTCGACGTTCGGGGGAGGAAGATGATGCTCGTTCACTGGGCGGCGTTCACTTTGGCGTTTCACAGCTGGACAGACCCGATCGAGCGGGCATCAAAAGAAGCGCAGCGTGTGGGTATGGATTTGCTGACGCCGAAAATCGGCGAGACGCTTTCTTTGGAAACGCTCGATTCGTACACGCCTGCACGCTGGTGGGAGCAATGA
- a CDS encoding DEAD/DEAH box helicase family protein: protein MSKLQLVTSQLVSHLNRLAQEAIEINWITAFAMKSGVRIVIPFLKEAADRGVPIKLLIGDYLFVTQPEALEILLDELPSAEIRLWKSGGASFHPKSYLFRGEETSHLIVGSSNLSRSALTEGVEWNLIAPTSVDETVFDEAAEQFLAHFYADETIPLNKETLQEYKMLHEKANLKRPISPVWSEAEETGLMLGSSEPQEIIETETPYITELTPRPAQQEALDALDTVIEEEYSRAMAVLATGLGKTYLAAFFAKKFKRVLFVAHRQEILQQAKESFQKVHPYKKSAFYHATEKDTSADFLFASIYTLGSEYHLAQFERDAFDLIVVDEFHHAASPTYRRLLEHFNPQFLLGITATPDRMDNQDVYALCDGNVAISIHFLDAIERNWLAPFRYFGVYDNTDYSKIRWLGNRYDEEELLQAQLREDYAKAVFEAWQKHKQTRTIVFCSTVRQTQFMDQFFRERDIRSMSLSGGTPAEERKAARAQLDSGELEIIFTVDLFNEGVDIPKVDTLLFIRPTESLTVYTQQIGRGLRIADEKDHCVIIDFIGNYRNADLKLSVFDTAPQAKGKTQGIEPLVPANCDFNLELAVVNLLEELRKKRAPRKEALVLAYRELKRELGRRPTYLEFHLQGTGDSKTIKQEFGSWFGLLAYAAELNADEIEVWTKHQNWFLEVEKTGMNKSYKMVVLSYMLSKGVESWLEPITPVEAAPYFHEFLTAKQYRLNADFNDVQGRKLRDYDEKKIADLIERMPMTKWSGSAKEGLVTFDYNLFSLNVSPSNEHQRILYEWTKEITEYRLHAYFERRAINRN from the coding sequence ATGAGTAAACTGCAGCTGGTCACTTCGCAGCTCGTGAGTCATTTGAATCGCTTAGCTCAAGAAGCTATAGAGATTAATTGGATTACGGCGTTTGCGATGAAATCGGGTGTGCGAATCGTGATACCGTTCTTGAAAGAAGCGGCAGACCGAGGTGTGCCGATCAAATTATTAATCGGTGATTATCTTTTTGTAACGCAGCCGGAAGCACTTGAGATTTTGCTGGATGAATTACCGTCTGCTGAAATTCGCTTGTGGAAAAGCGGAGGCGCTTCCTTTCATCCCAAGTCATATTTATTCCGCGGTGAAGAAACTTCGCATCTTATTGTCGGCTCGTCCAATTTGTCCCGCTCCGCTTTGACGGAAGGGGTGGAATGGAATTTAATCGCTCCGACCTCAGTAGATGAGACGGTATTTGATGAAGCGGCTGAGCAGTTTTTAGCACATTTCTACGCAGATGAGACGATTCCTCTCAACAAAGAAACGCTCCAGGAATACAAGATGCTTCATGAAAAAGCGAATCTCAAACGACCAATCAGCCCTGTTTGGTCAGAAGCGGAAGAAACTGGTCTTATGCTCGGGTCATCAGAACCCCAGGAAATTATTGAAACAGAAACACCTTACATAACTGAATTAACGCCTCGGCCTGCCCAGCAGGAAGCACTTGATGCACTCGATACGGTGATAGAAGAAGAGTATAGTCGGGCGATGGCTGTACTTGCGACAGGACTCGGAAAAACCTATCTCGCGGCATTTTTTGCGAAGAAATTCAAGCGAGTGTTGTTTGTTGCACATCGCCAGGAGATCCTCCAGCAGGCAAAAGAATCGTTCCAAAAAGTTCACCCATATAAAAAGTCTGCGTTCTACCATGCAACTGAAAAAGACACATCCGCGGATTTTCTGTTTGCTTCCATCTATACACTGGGAAGTGAGTATCACTTGGCTCAATTCGAGCGGGATGCATTCGATTTAATCGTTGTGGATGAATTCCACCATGCAGCTTCCCCGACTTATAGAAGGCTATTGGAACATTTTAATCCGCAGTTTTTGCTTGGAATCACGGCAACTCCTGACCGCATGGACAATCAGGATGTATATGCCTTATGTGATGGCAATGTTGCGATTTCTATTCATTTCCTCGATGCCATCGAACGCAATTGGCTGGCGCCGTTTCGTTATTTCGGTGTATACGATAATACCGATTACTCGAAGATTCGCTGGCTCGGGAACCGCTACGACGAAGAGGAACTTCTTCAAGCGCAGTTGAGGGAAGACTATGCTAAAGCGGTATTTGAGGCGTGGCAAAAGCACAAACAAACGCGTACGATTGTCTTTTGTTCGACGGTCCGGCAGACGCAATTTATGGACCAGTTTTTCCGGGAGCGCGACATTCGTTCGATGAGTTTGTCGGGCGGTACGCCTGCAGAAGAGCGGAAAGCTGCGAGAGCACAATTGGATTCAGGTGAGTTAGAAATCATTTTCACGGTCGATCTGTTCAATGAAGGTGTCGATATTCCAAAAGTCGATACCTTGCTGTTTATTCGACCGACTGAGTCACTCACGGTTTACACCCAACAGATCGGCCGGGGACTGCGCATTGCGGACGAAAAAGATCATTGCGTAATTATCGATTTTATCGGCAATTACCGCAACGCCGATTTGAAGCTTTCGGTATTTGATACAGCGCCTCAAGCTAAAGGAAAAACTCAAGGTATCGAACCTTTAGTTCCTGCAAATTGCGATTTCAATTTAGAATTGGCAGTCGTCAATTTGTTGGAAGAGCTGCGGAAAAAACGCGCGCCTAGAAAAGAAGCACTGGTTCTTGCTTACCGTGAATTAAAACGGGAGCTCGGCAGGCGCCCGACTTATTTGGAATTTCATCTCCAAGGTACGGGGGATTCGAAGACGATCAAGCAGGAGTTCGGCAGCTGGTTCGGTTTGCTAGCTTATGCGGCGGAGCTGAATGCAGATGAGATTGAAGTATGGACAAAGCATCAGAATTGGTTTTTGGAAGTCGAGAAGACTGGCATGAACAAAAGCTATAAGATGGTTGTTTTGAGTTATATGTTGTCGAAAGGCGTGGAGAGCTGGCTGGAGCCGATTACGCCAGTGGAAGCTGCGCCGTATTTCCACGAGTTCCTGACAGCGAAACAATACCGTTTGAATGCTGATTTCAATGATGTGCAGGGCAGAAAGCTCAGAGACTACGATGAAAAGAAAATTGCAGATCTGATTGAGCGCATGCCGATGACAAAATGGAGCGGCAGTGCGAAAGAAGGCTTGGTGACGTTTGATTATAATTTATTTTCATTGAACGTATCTCCAAGTAATGAGCATCAGCGAATTCTTTATGAGTGGACAAAGGAAATTACTGAATATCGGCTGCATGCTTATTTTGAGCGGAGAGCGATTAATAGAAACTAA
- a CDS encoding aldo/keto reductase, with translation MDYINLGKSGLRVPKYILGTIPFSGTNGFEATGNIQENTANRMIDMSIDAGINMFDTANLYSKGDAEKVLGAAIRGKRDKVLISSKTGFPFDSHPNERGASRNNLMKSIDESLERLGTDYLDLYFVHLWDGQTPVEETVETMNDLIKAGKIRHWGVSNYSGWALAKTHTYAVENGLIPPVTQQIYYTPEARESEYELLPAGTELGVSSMIWSPLGEGLLNGKIGRDKEAPEDTRQGGGWPEPWIYDQERLYTVIDALEEVAANHNATVPQIAYAWVRDRPNVGPIVIAARNEEQLKENIESYKIKLKRDEHDLIEAAARPAPFYPHWHRAMSGPDQASPSEQVYLDAYKKTLGIKK, from the coding sequence ATGGACTATATTAATTTGGGCAAGTCGGGGCTGCGCGTCCCGAAATACATTCTCGGCACGATTCCGTTCAGCGGGACAAATGGGTTTGAAGCGACAGGAAACATTCAGGAAAATACAGCAAACCGCATGATCGATATGTCGATTGATGCGGGAATCAATATGTTCGACACGGCGAACCTGTACTCGAAAGGCGATGCAGAAAAGGTGCTCGGCGCAGCCATTCGCGGCAAGCGCGACAAAGTGCTGATTTCGTCGAAAACCGGTTTCCCGTTCGACAGCCATCCGAATGAACGCGGGGCATCCCGCAATAACTTGATGAAATCGATCGATGAATCACTCGAACGGCTCGGCACGGATTACCTCGATTTGTATTTCGTCCACCTATGGGACGGGCAGACGCCGGTCGAAGAGACGGTCGAAACAATGAACGATTTGATCAAAGCCGGCAAGATCCGCCATTGGGGCGTATCGAACTACAGCGGCTGGGCACTTGCCAAGACGCACACGTATGCGGTGGAGAACGGCCTGATTCCGCCCGTCACCCAGCAGATCTACTACACGCCAGAAGCGCGCGAATCGGAATATGAACTGCTTCCGGCAGGTACGGAGCTTGGCGTTAGTTCAATGATCTGGAGCCCGCTCGGTGAAGGTTTATTGAACGGCAAGATTGGCCGCGACAAGGAAGCGCCGGAAGATACCCGCCAAGGCGGGGGCTGGCCGGAGCCTTGGATTTATGACCAGGAGCGTTTGTATACGGTGATCGATGCGCTGGAAGAAGTGGCCGCAAACCATAACGCCACTGTTCCGCAAATCGCTTATGCGTGGGTGCGCGACCGCCCGAACGTCGGCCCGATCGTCATCGCAGCACGCAACGAAGAGCAGCTGAAAGAAAATATCGAATCCTATAAAATCAAGCTCAAGCGCGACGAACACGACTTGATCGAAGCGGCAGCGCGCCCGGCGCCATTCTATCCGCATTGGCACCGCGCGATGAGTGGGCCGGACCAAGCGAGCCCGTCCGAACAAGTATATTTGGACGCTTATAAAAAAACCTTGGGCATTAAAAAATAA
- a CDS encoding plastocyanin/azurin family copper-binding protein translates to MANKKFTLLLAAGMLSLAACGQDDAANEEETQAPAQEESTEMEEMPEEEPMEDMEEDPETEEDSTEEEPAEEAAEEEPAEDAESGEQASAPEAMSGEASDLLSNGEMTSFVFNEAGEYAIYCEPHPVMQMTVIVEEGAEAMDKVSVDIADYEFGEDTITVAPGTTIEWTNQDQVQHNVAFE, encoded by the coding sequence ATGGCCAACAAAAAATTCACTTTACTGCTCGCTGCCGGAATGCTGTCACTCGCTGCGTGCGGTCAAGACGACGCTGCCAACGAAGAAGAAACGCAAGCTCCTGCACAAGAGGAAAGCACGGAGATGGAAGAAATGCCTGAAGAAGAACCGATGGAAGACATGGAAGAAGACCCGGAAACGGAAGAAGATTCGACAGAAGAAGAGCCTGCTGAAGAAGCTGCCGAGGAAGAACCTGCAGAAGACGCCGAAAGCGGCGAACAGGCAAGTGCCCCTGAAGCCATGAGCGGCGAAGCTTCCGACTTATTGTCGAACGGCGAAATGACCAGCTTTGTGTTCAATGAAGCCGGGGAATACGCGATTTACTGCGAACCGCATCCAGTCATGCAAATGACCGTCATCGTCGAAGAAGGCGCAGAAGCGATGGATAAAGTCTCTGTCGACATCGCCGATTATGAATTCGGTGAAGACACGATCACCGTCGCACCGGGCACGACCATTGAATGGACCAACCAGGACCAAGTGCAGCACAATGTCGCGTTTGAATAA